In Amphiura filiformis chromosome 1, Afil_fr2py, whole genome shotgun sequence, the following are encoded in one genomic region:
- the LOC140154895 gene encoding FHF complex subunit HOOK interacting protein 2A-like isoform X1, protein MFNRFAAALHHAVEALAPQQTLLEDFNFHWKSITHYFINNKDDKKPVQESNIPSHLENMLALLTQEENQMEDNQTGPCMEHLLQHKILETLHTLGKADCPPGMKQVVLIFFTNLIGKIKQPLLPHINVYKPVHGLLKVCGNVRAAPTEREEMQFLLLVCAKLRQDPYLVNFFLELPKPTLKSKEPVSLSSSSSGNQPEFSLVDSLLNLAQSPDTRIAVKACEGLMLVASLPEKLAAQCITEYTQFCTLLAERLCTLYNALPLSMDPVDVDSVEAKWGLDVYSDAEDQNMFPGKRQLISLLSWFDYCDQIAQNAHPIVAKALAMSMKERFLVPIIEPLILQTSEVGILTSTAHLVKFLQMTTSIDLLEVFVYFILGRGTEQEVPGMTDHKLRQRLIARCDHLSDEIIIMSLKLFETLLKKPHEHIINNLVLRNLQTRVYIDRTALPPPPADNEGARTDDNNVDDIGVNDENEVHTNQVNENQTVDIQQVENETVDDDHIENQADYSSLVENQADNSSHVENQADDNVHVENQADDNVENQEDDSSHVENQADDSSHVDNNTGDYPHVDNEDVHTHIVGNHGDEKQENEASNPTEQVIDRTEPFSNALLENIFTNGPDTLASEILETHENPEPSSPLFDLSPIHMPVSLLPTTVGSPTHSDISATPSASSVDSSDDGIGIHKVVNCFLTLMPEASKSSYLTGDVGYDMYLREAHRQFRECSVNCLPWEWPTYPTPLDKCPTDESFYEGTLVKMLYDKLTRMLDQTYEVNLQVTSVLSKITLFPHPLIHEYFLNPFLPVTPGCRTLNTVLQKVMIDLTMRMKAIPEFQSQVIQVRKQLMGMADERDDRNRKAPILNLPHIDLLEGVIVLEEFCKELAAVAFVKFHAASGQTPH, encoded by the exons ATGTTCAATAGGTTTGCGGCGGCTTTACACCACGCCGTGGAGGCG TTGGCACCGCAGCAAACACTACTAGAGGATTTTAATTTCCACTGGAAATCAATAACCCATTATTTCATCAATAACAAAG ATGACAAGAAGCCAGTACAAGAAAGTAACATCCCATCCCATCTTGAGAACATGCTGGCATTGTTGACTCAAGAAGAGAACCAAATGGAAGATAATCAGACTGGACCATGTATGGAACACCTTCTACAGCATAAGATTCTAGAAACGCTGCATACACTAGGCAAAGCTGAT TGTCCTCCAGGCATGAAGCAAGTGGTCTTGATATTCTTTACCAATCTTATAGGAAAAATAAAACAACCACTCCTGCCACATATCAATGTATACAAACCAGTACAT GGTTTATTAAAAGTGTGTGGGAATGTGAGGGCAGCACCAACAGAACGAGAAGAGATGCAGTTTCTACTTTTAGTCTGCGCCAAGCTTAGACAAGATCCGTATCTTGTTAATTTCTTTTTAGAG TTaccaaagccaacactgaaaagtAAAGAGCCTGTATCATTGAGCAGTAGCAGTAGTGGAAATCAACCTGAATTCAGTCTAGTAGATTCGCTGTTGAACTTAGCACAAAGTCCA GACACTAGAATAGCAGTGAAGGCCTGTGAAGGTCTTATGCTGGTCGCCAGTCTTCCTGAGAAACTTGCCGCCCAATGTATCACAGAATACACACAATTTTGCACCTTGTTAGCTGAAAGATTATGTACATTATACAATGCCTTGCCCCTCTCCATGGACCCTGTAGATGTGGACAGTGTAGAAGCCAAATGGGG CCTTGATGTATATAGCGATGCTGAAGATCAGAACATGTTCCCTGGTAAAAGACAACTGATATCCTTACTCTCCTGGTTTGACTACTGTGACCAGATAGCCCAAAATGCACACCCAATTGTAGCCAAAGCACTTGCTATGTCCATGAAGGAAAGGTTCCTGGTACCCATCATTGAACCACTCATCTTGCAAAC GTCAGAGGTAGGCATCCTTACCAGCACGGCACATTTGGTCAAGTTTTTGCAGATGACGACGTCTATTGACTTACTTGAGGTGTTTGTATACTTCATCTTGGGTAGAGGTACAGAACAGGAAGTACCTGGGATGACGGATCATAAATTGAGACAACGACTCATAGCCAGATGTGATCACTTGTCTGATGAG ATTATCATCATGTCATTAAAACTTTTTGAAACACTACTGAAGAAGCCTCATGAACACATCATCAACAATTTGGTGCTGAGAAACCTACAAACTAGAGTGTACATTGACAGGACAGCTTTGCCCCCTCCACCTGCTGACAACGAGGGCGCTAGAACTGACGACAATAATGTGGATGATATAGGTGTCAATGATGAAAATGAAGTGCATACAAATCAAGTGAATGAAAACCAAACAGTTGATATTCAACAAGTAGAAAATGAAACAGTTGATGATGACCATATAGAAAATCAAGCGGATTATAGTTCACTTGTAGAAAATCAAGCGGATAATAGTTCACATGTAGAAAATCAAGCGGATGATAATGTACATGTAGAAAATCAAGCGGATGATAATGTAGAAAATCAAGAGGATGATAGTTCACATGTAGAAAATCAAGCGGATGATAGTTCACATGTAGATAATAACACAGGTGATTATCCGCATGTAGACAATGAAGATGTTCATACTCACATAGTTGGAAATCATGGAGATGAGAAACAAGAGAATGAAGCATCCAATCCCACAGAACAAGTTATTGATAGGACAGAACCATTTAGCAATGCACTGTTAGAAAACATTTTTACAAATGGACCAGATACTCTAGCATCAGAAATATTAGAAACACATGAGAATCCAGAGCCTTCATCTCCATTATTTGATTTGTCACCAATTCATATGCCAGTGTCACTACTTCCAACCACTGTGGGTTCTCCAACTCATAGCGATATATCAGCCACACCATCTGCATCTAGTGTGGATAGCAGCGATGATGGTATCGGCATTCACAAAGTTGTCAATTG ttttttAACGTTAATGCCAGAGGCATCCAAGTCTTCCTATCTTACTGGTGATGTGGGATATGATATGTATCTTAGAGAAGCTCATAGACAG TTTCGTGAATGTTCTGTGAACTGTTTACCATGGGAATGGCCTACCTACCCTACCCCGCTGGACAAATGTCCAACAGATGAGTCATTCTATGAAGGCACTTTAGTCAAGATGCTGTATGACAAACTGACAAGAATGCTAGATCAG ACGTATGAAGTCAATCTACAAGTTACATCTGTGCTGTCCAAGATAACACTATTTCCTCATCCCTTAATACATGAGTACTTCTTGAATCCATTTCTCCCTGTCACACCGGGCTGTAGAACTCTAAACACAGTGCTGCAGAAG GTGATGATTGATCTGACAATGAGAATGAAAGCTATTCCAGAGTTCCAATCACAAGTGATACAAGTACGCAAACAACTGATGGGTATGGCAGATGAGAGAGATGATAG AAATCGCAAAGCACCTATATTAAA CCTTCCTCACATTGACCTGTTGGAAGGGGTCATCGTACTAGAAGAATTCTGCAAAGAACTGGCTGCAGTCgcttttgtcaaatttcatgctGCAAGCGGTCAAACACCACACTGA
- the LOC140154895 gene encoding FHF complex subunit HOOK interacting protein 2A-like isoform X2 yields MFNRFAAALHHAVEALAPQQTLLEDFNFHWKSITHYFINNKDDKKPVQESNIPSHLENMLALLTQEENQMEDNQTGPCMEHLLQHKILETLHTLGKADCPPGMKQVVLIFFTNLIGKIKQPLLPHINVYKPVHGLLKVCGNVRAAPTEREEMQFLLLVCAKLRQDPYLVNFFLELPKPTLKSKEPVSLSSSSSGNQPEFSLVDSLLNLAQSPDTRIAVKACEGLMLVASLPEKLAAQCITEYTQFCTLLAERLCTLYNALPLSMDPVDVDSVEAKWGLDVYSDAEDQNMFPGKRQLISLLSWFDYCDQIAQNAHPIVAKALAMSMKERFLVPIIEPLILQTSEVGILTSTAHLVKFLQMTTSIDLLEVFVYFILGRGTEQEVPGMTDHKLRQRLIARCDHLSDEIIIMSLKLFETLLKKPHEHIINNLVLRNLQTRVYIDRTALPPPPADNEGARTDDNNVDDIGVNDENEVHTNQVNENQTVDIQQVENETVDDDHIENQADYSSLVENQADNSSHVENQADDNVHVENQADDNVENQEDDSSHVENQADDSSHVDNNTGDYPHVDNEDVHTHIVGNHGDEKQENEASNPTEQVIDRTEPFSNALLENIFTNGPDTLASEILETHENPEPSSPLFDLSPIHMPVSLLPTTVGSPTHSDISATPSASSVDSSDDGIGIHKVVNCFLTLMPEASKSSYLTGDVGYDMYLREAHRQFRECSVNCLPWEWPTYPTPLDKCPTDESFYEGTLVKMLYDKLTRMLDQTYEVNLQVTSVLSKITLFPHPLIHEYFLNPFLPVTPGCRTLNTVLQKVMIDLTMRMKAIPEFQSQVIQVRKQLMGMADERDDSLPHIDLLEGVIVLEEFCKELAAVAFVKFHAASGQTPH; encoded by the exons ATGTTCAATAGGTTTGCGGCGGCTTTACACCACGCCGTGGAGGCG TTGGCACCGCAGCAAACACTACTAGAGGATTTTAATTTCCACTGGAAATCAATAACCCATTATTTCATCAATAACAAAG ATGACAAGAAGCCAGTACAAGAAAGTAACATCCCATCCCATCTTGAGAACATGCTGGCATTGTTGACTCAAGAAGAGAACCAAATGGAAGATAATCAGACTGGACCATGTATGGAACACCTTCTACAGCATAAGATTCTAGAAACGCTGCATACACTAGGCAAAGCTGAT TGTCCTCCAGGCATGAAGCAAGTGGTCTTGATATTCTTTACCAATCTTATAGGAAAAATAAAACAACCACTCCTGCCACATATCAATGTATACAAACCAGTACAT GGTTTATTAAAAGTGTGTGGGAATGTGAGGGCAGCACCAACAGAACGAGAAGAGATGCAGTTTCTACTTTTAGTCTGCGCCAAGCTTAGACAAGATCCGTATCTTGTTAATTTCTTTTTAGAG TTaccaaagccaacactgaaaagtAAAGAGCCTGTATCATTGAGCAGTAGCAGTAGTGGAAATCAACCTGAATTCAGTCTAGTAGATTCGCTGTTGAACTTAGCACAAAGTCCA GACACTAGAATAGCAGTGAAGGCCTGTGAAGGTCTTATGCTGGTCGCCAGTCTTCCTGAGAAACTTGCCGCCCAATGTATCACAGAATACACACAATTTTGCACCTTGTTAGCTGAAAGATTATGTACATTATACAATGCCTTGCCCCTCTCCATGGACCCTGTAGATGTGGACAGTGTAGAAGCCAAATGGGG CCTTGATGTATATAGCGATGCTGAAGATCAGAACATGTTCCCTGGTAAAAGACAACTGATATCCTTACTCTCCTGGTTTGACTACTGTGACCAGATAGCCCAAAATGCACACCCAATTGTAGCCAAAGCACTTGCTATGTCCATGAAGGAAAGGTTCCTGGTACCCATCATTGAACCACTCATCTTGCAAAC GTCAGAGGTAGGCATCCTTACCAGCACGGCACATTTGGTCAAGTTTTTGCAGATGACGACGTCTATTGACTTACTTGAGGTGTTTGTATACTTCATCTTGGGTAGAGGTACAGAACAGGAAGTACCTGGGATGACGGATCATAAATTGAGACAACGACTCATAGCCAGATGTGATCACTTGTCTGATGAG ATTATCATCATGTCATTAAAACTTTTTGAAACACTACTGAAGAAGCCTCATGAACACATCATCAACAATTTGGTGCTGAGAAACCTACAAACTAGAGTGTACATTGACAGGACAGCTTTGCCCCCTCCACCTGCTGACAACGAGGGCGCTAGAACTGACGACAATAATGTGGATGATATAGGTGTCAATGATGAAAATGAAGTGCATACAAATCAAGTGAATGAAAACCAAACAGTTGATATTCAACAAGTAGAAAATGAAACAGTTGATGATGACCATATAGAAAATCAAGCGGATTATAGTTCACTTGTAGAAAATCAAGCGGATAATAGTTCACATGTAGAAAATCAAGCGGATGATAATGTACATGTAGAAAATCAAGCGGATGATAATGTAGAAAATCAAGAGGATGATAGTTCACATGTAGAAAATCAAGCGGATGATAGTTCACATGTAGATAATAACACAGGTGATTATCCGCATGTAGACAATGAAGATGTTCATACTCACATAGTTGGAAATCATGGAGATGAGAAACAAGAGAATGAAGCATCCAATCCCACAGAACAAGTTATTGATAGGACAGAACCATTTAGCAATGCACTGTTAGAAAACATTTTTACAAATGGACCAGATACTCTAGCATCAGAAATATTAGAAACACATGAGAATCCAGAGCCTTCATCTCCATTATTTGATTTGTCACCAATTCATATGCCAGTGTCACTACTTCCAACCACTGTGGGTTCTCCAACTCATAGCGATATATCAGCCACACCATCTGCATCTAGTGTGGATAGCAGCGATGATGGTATCGGCATTCACAAAGTTGTCAATTG ttttttAACGTTAATGCCAGAGGCATCCAAGTCTTCCTATCTTACTGGTGATGTGGGATATGATATGTATCTTAGAGAAGCTCATAGACAG TTTCGTGAATGTTCTGTGAACTGTTTACCATGGGAATGGCCTACCTACCCTACCCCGCTGGACAAATGTCCAACAGATGAGTCATTCTATGAAGGCACTTTAGTCAAGATGCTGTATGACAAACTGACAAGAATGCTAGATCAG ACGTATGAAGTCAATCTACAAGTTACATCTGTGCTGTCCAAGATAACACTATTTCCTCATCCCTTAATACATGAGTACTTCTTGAATCCATTTCTCCCTGTCACACCGGGCTGTAGAACTCTAAACACAGTGCTGCAGAAG GTGATGATTGATCTGACAATGAGAATGAAAGCTATTCCAGAGTTCCAATCACAAGTGATACAAGTACGCAAACAACTGATGGGTATGGCAGATGAGAGAGATGATAG CCTTCCTCACATTGACCTGTTGGAAGGGGTCATCGTACTAGAAGAATTCTGCAAAGAACTGGCTGCAGTCgcttttgtcaaatttcatgctGCAAGCGGTCAAACACCACACTGA